The window CCGCAAAAACGATGGCTTTATCGACAACTTAGTCACCGGTGAGAAAAACTACAATGACGTCAGCCAAATCAGCGTCAGAGGTCTCTTGGCTTGGCAAGCTACAGATTATGCTAAATTCACCTTAGCTGGAGTATATCAACGTACAAACATAGACGGTAGTTTTATTCTCGACAACGTTCCAAAATTGGAAGAGACGACTTATGCTCTTTATAAGAGAGATTTAAATTATAAAATATATAGTTTGACAGGTGAATTTGATCTTGGGACTAGCAAGTTGTTTGCGACAAGCTCCTATTCTCGAAAAGAGCAAGGCAGAAGCGATCAAGATTTTGGACCAGTTTTAGCTGCTGTACAGGCCGCTGGTCTCGAATTCGCTCTAGCTGGAGCACCGTTTTACCTTACACCTGGCTCTCTCTCAATTTCCCATTCTCTCGGGACGCAGAGCGGAAACTACACTGATAGCTGGGTTAGTGAAATTCGGTTGTCGTCGAATTCTGATGGTCCACTGACTTGGCTGGTTGGTGGCTTCTATCAAGACGCTACAGTTAACTTGGCTGGTCAATCATCAACGTTAGTAGGGTTGGACACGCAATTGAATGCGATTGTGCCTGGCCTTGGGACGGCGCTGTTTCCTGGCGGAAAGCTATTCGAGCTTCTTGATGGTGCAGGTCAAAAATATAAGGAATGGGCAATTTATGGTGATGCGGAATATAAATTTAATGCAGCTCTCGCGCTTTCAGTAGGCGGTCGATACTACGAAACCAAATCAAATACGCGCTTGAATATACAGACCAACGGGATTGCTTTGGACTCTTCCCCAATACCGGCAGCTGATAGCGGATTTAACCCCAAGGTTACTCTCTCCCTTCGCCCGCGGAGCAACATTCTAGGCTATGCTACAGTTTCCAGAGGCTTTCGTGCAGGTGGATCAAATCCACAGGCGGCTCTTATTGGCCTTACACCCGAAAATATCACAACTTATAAATCCGACAATTTGTGGAATTATGAAATAGGTTTGAAATCCGACTTTGCAAATGGTTCGGTGTTAATCGACTGGGCGGCATATTATATTGATTGGTCTAATATTCAGCTCACAGGACTGTTTTTCTCGCCCGAACTCACGCGCTTTGTTCAGGAAACTCGCAACGCAAACAGTGCGCGTATCCTTGGAACCGAATTTACAATTCAGATTAAACCTGTCAAAGACCTCACATTGTCGACCAGCGTCACATTAATGGACGCACAGCTTCAAGAAGCGTCAGACGCATTTGGAACGCCGCAGCCCGTACCAGCAGGGACGAAGCTGCCAGGAGCATCCGATTTCCAAATTGCGAACAGTGTCAATTTCGATCTTGAGAGAAGTATAGGCTGGCCCGTTAGTCTTAGTCTAAGACACCAATATACTAGCGGGGCATCTTCCTATATTGGTACTGACTTGAAGCAAGGAGACTATCACAAAATAGATCTTCGGCTAAGCGGCAGGTTTGGAAACGTGGATGCTGCAATCTTTGTCGATAATCTCACTGACGAACGTGGCATCACGGTGCAGTCTCCTGCAATAGTTCCTGGCCTTACGCCTGTACGATCGGGCATCATTACTCCGCGGACAATTGGGGTCTCGTTGCAAGCCAGGTTCTGAGCCAACTTCTCCGATCAATCAAAATCAATGATTATGTTGAATATCCTAAGGTGAGATCACAAATTTAGAACTGCTTTTATGTGAAAATGAAAGTTGCCATAGATAGTTATAATAATTTTTAGGGGAGAGCGCTTTGCTCAATTTTTATAAATGCGATTTTGTTGCTCGCAAAAAAATATTTAAAAACCCTGCTGAACTTGCAAGTCGGAATCTGGCCTGATGTCTATTAGTGAAGCTCTGAGACTGTCTCCAAGCGAGATGAATTGGTCGTGGCGTTACGACTACGCCCAGTCGTTACTATTTGCAGGCGAATGGGTTGCTAATGGAGCGGTTTTTCCGACTTGGATTGACGAAGATCGCTTTTGGTATGAACGTCGGGGAAATGATGGGGATGAGTACCGTGTCGTCGACGCAAGCGACGGCAACACGATCCTGTCTGTCGCTCGGTCGACGATCGCTGGGGTGCTATCTGGCTATTTCGGGGTACAGATCGATAAAGATAAATTGATCGTTACCGATCCCCGCTTCGACAAGCAGCTGGAGACGTTGTATTTTTCCGCGCACGGCAAGGATTTTGCCCTGACTCTGGCGTCCAATGATCTCCGAACTACAACTAAGGGCAAGGACTTGAACTGGTTGCTTTCGCCGACTGGCGACCGGGCAGTCATTCTCCGGGGTTACAATTTATGGCTAAGGCACATTGAAAGTGAGGACGAAAGAGCTCTCACTACCGACGGCAGTGAGTTCTTCGCTTATGGCGATACACCTGCTTCAATGCGGGGCCCGCGCAACCGCATGGGCGACAATACCCCGGAAGCGTTGTGGTCACCAGACGGCCGTTGGCTTCTGACTCTCCAAACCGACGATCGCCATGTACCGGAATTAGCACTGGCCAATTATGTCCCGGCTGAGGGCATTCGTCCGCTTATAACGGGGAACCGAACGAGCCTTCCGGCGGATCCCAAGGTAAGTGAATTTCGTATGCTGGCGATAGATGTAGAGAATGGTCGACAGGTAGAGGCGCGCTATCCGCGTCTGTCGGCAGTGCGCATGAATACCACGCCATTCGCCGCTCGGCTCGCCTGGTGGGGCGAGGATAGTCGGACGGCATATTTCGTGGATGTCGTGCGCGGGGAAAAGGCGGCGCATATCGTTGCTTTCGATGTTGCAACGGGGACATCGCGCATCGTTTTCAGCGAGTGCGCAGAAAGCTACGTCGAAGTCAGCGTCAACGTATATTCGCCGGCACTTGTTCATCCGCTGACGAGGGTATCCGAGCTGATCTGGTATTCTGAGCGCACCGGGCACGGGCATCTCTATCTCTACGATCTTGCGACTGGGACTTGTCGCCATGCAATCACGGCAGGCAATTGGCGTGTGCACCAAATATTGCATGTCGACGAAGAGCGACGCGAACTGTTTTTTCTGGCTGCTGGCATAGCGCCTGACGAAAACCCATACGTATGTAAGCCTTGCGTTGTATCGCTCGATGGCGGGGATGTTCGTATTCTCTCTCGCGCCGAAGGCTCTCATCGGATTTGGACCCGCTCGGATTTTGATCTTAGCATGAAAAGGTTCGAAGGTTTCAACTCCGCCGAAATCTCCGGGGTATCGCCGGGTGGTTCGAGGTTTGTGGAAACCGTCAGCGTCGTCGACGGACTTCCAGTCAGTTATCTGCGTGATCGCAATGGCCAGGAAATTGCGGTCATCGAACAAGCGCGCGGCGATTTTCCAGATCATTGGCAATGGCCTGAGCCTGTCGAATGTATAGCAGCAGACCGGCAAACAAAAACATACGGGTTGCTATTCAAGCCTGTCGGACAAGAAGACGGCCGGTCTTACCCTCTTATTGAACTTATCTATGGTGGACCGCAAGTGAGCTATGTCCCGCATTCTAGCTTTGCCGATGGTAGCGTCGACTGCGTTGCTTATCTCGATGCGGCTTCCATTGCCGCCTTGGGGGCTTATGTTTTGATCCTTGATGGTCGTGGAACTGCCTATCGCGAACAGGCGTTTCGAACCGCCTCTTATCGGGCCATCCAAACGGCGTCGAACCTCGACGACCATGTGGCAGCGATCAATCAGCTTGGTGAGAGGTATCCCGCCATTGATCAAGCCCGAATCGGTATAACTGGATTTTCAGGCGGGGGTTTCATGACTGCGCACGCTGCGTTGCGCTACGGCGATGTATACAAGGTAGCGGTCGCGGGTGGAGGCAATTATGATCAGGCCCTGTTTTGGCATAGTTGGGGCGAGCGATATCACGGCACCTATGATGCCGATCATTATGCGGTCCAAGCTGCCAAAACATATGCTGATGGGCTTAAAGGCAAGTTGCTCTTCGTGCACGGGCTCCTTGACGAAGGGTGCCATCCGGCAGGTCTATTCCAACTAACTCAAGCTCTGATCGAGGCCGACAAGGACTTCGATACAGTAATTCTGCCACGCGCGGGGCATGACTGGACGGGATATGGGCAGCGCCGCCGCCTAGACTATTTTGTAACTCATCTGTTCGGCGGGACACCGCCAAGGGCCAAATCATTTGAGCGGCCGTTCGATAGATTGCTCGCCAAGGTTGCAGCTAGCTCGCAACCGCTCACCGCATCATGACCTCGTCCGCTGCCCAAAAGTCGACCGGCATTGAGAGTGATGCATCCAAGTGTCCGGAACAGGTTCTTATTGCCAATGATGTCGGTAACATATTGATAGTGCTGGACGTGGATCACGCACCCAAATCCGCAATGTCATTTCTAGAGCAGGTTGATCGCGGCGGTTATGAAGGAGCGACATTCTGGCGCTCTTTGTCGCCTCAGAACGACAATAGTTCGCCTGCCATCAGCGTTATTCAAGCTACGATGGAAAATCTCGAATTGGCCACGATGGTTCCTCACGTGGCGACGAGCGAAACTGGCCTGCGTCATATTGATGGCACGATATCTCTCGCCAGAGGTGATGGTGGCAATTGCACGACAACGGGCTTCTTCATTTGTGTCGATACACAGCCTGCGCTTGATGCTGGAGGTGGGCGCACGAACGACAACGCAGGTTTTACGGCCTTCGGCCGGGTCATAGAGGGTATGCAAACCGTTCTTGCGATCCATCGTTCGCGGACGCAATCCGATGCATTTCATATATATCTTGAGGGGCAGCTATTGTCCGAGCCTTTGCGGATCCATCAAATCAGTCGCACCCAAGGAATTCCCGAAGTCGGACGCCTTATCGGAGATGTTAAATGACGTCGACAAATGCGGTTTCTGAAC of the Aquisediminimonas profunda genome contains:
- a CDS encoding peptidylprolyl isomerase gives rise to the protein MTSSAAQKSTGIESDASKCPEQVLIANDVGNILIVLDVDHAPKSAMSFLEQVDRGGYEGATFWRSLSPQNDNSSPAISVIQATMENLELATMVPHVATSETGLRHIDGTISLARGDGGNCTTTGFFICVDTQPALDAGGGRTNDNAGFTAFGRVIEGMQTVLAIHRSRTQSDAFHIYLEGQLLSEPLRIHQISRTQGIPEVGRLIGDVK
- a CDS encoding S9 family peptidase, producing MSISEALRLSPSEMNWSWRYDYAQSLLFAGEWVANGAVFPTWIDEDRFWYERRGNDGDEYRVVDASDGNTILSVARSTIAGVLSGYFGVQIDKDKLIVTDPRFDKQLETLYFSAHGKDFALTLASNDLRTTTKGKDLNWLLSPTGDRAVILRGYNLWLRHIESEDERALTTDGSEFFAYGDTPASMRGPRNRMGDNTPEALWSPDGRWLLTLQTDDRHVPELALANYVPAEGIRPLITGNRTSLPADPKVSEFRMLAIDVENGRQVEARYPRLSAVRMNTTPFAARLAWWGEDSRTAYFVDVVRGEKAAHIVAFDVATGTSRIVFSECAESYVEVSVNVYSPALVHPLTRVSELIWYSERTGHGHLYLYDLATGTCRHAITAGNWRVHQILHVDEERRELFFLAAGIAPDENPYVCKPCVVSLDGGDVRILSRAEGSHRIWTRSDFDLSMKRFEGFNSAEISGVSPGGSRFVETVSVVDGLPVSYLRDRNGQEIAVIEQARGDFPDHWQWPEPVECIAADRQTKTYGLLFKPVGQEDGRSYPLIELIYGGPQVSYVPHSSFADGSVDCVAYLDAASIAALGAYVLILDGRGTAYREQAFRTASYRAIQTASNLDDHVAAINQLGERYPAIDQARIGITGFSGGGFMTAHAALRYGDVYKVAVAGGGNYDQALFWHSWGERYHGTYDADHYAVQAAKTYADGLKGKLLFVHGLLDEGCHPAGLFQLTQALIEADKDFDTVILPRAGHDWTGYGQRRRLDYFVTHLFGGTPPRAKSFERPFDRLLAKVAASSQPLTAS
- a CDS encoding TonB-dependent receptor, whose product is MMKFASAIRGKSERVQPTDRKFGGVRLMAGVALSAMFGSLAQPVQAQESNPEGVAAAKSRDESGAIIVTARRRAESIRDVPASITAFGGDDLVASGAKGIEDYLGQAAGVILYQTAPQESLVVIRGVSTNTATTVTQQPTGIFLDEVPLTDPWSALTAPDLTPFDLERVEVLRGPQGALYASSALGGAIRYVTNKPDLKAISAKGYAEVSATRHGGLGTLLQAMVNVPLIEDKLAMRAVGSYRKNDGFIDNLVTGEKNYNDVSQISVRGLLAWQATDYAKFTLAGVYQRTNIDGSFILDNVPKLEETTYALYKRDLNYKIYSLTGEFDLGTSKLFATSSYSRKEQGRSDQDFGPVLAAVQAAGLEFALAGAPFYLTPGSLSISHSLGTQSGNYTDSWVSEIRLSSNSDGPLTWLVGGFYQDATVNLAGQSSTLVGLDTQLNAIVPGLGTALFPGGKLFELLDGAGQKYKEWAIYGDAEYKFNAALALSVGGRYYETKSNTRLNIQTNGIALDSSPIPAADSGFNPKVTLSLRPRSNILGYATVSRGFRAGGSNPQAALIGLTPENITTYKSDNLWNYEIGLKSDFANGSVLIDWAAYYIDWSNIQLTGLFFSPELTRFVQETRNANSARILGTEFTIQIKPVKDLTLSTSVTLMDAQLQEASDAFGTPQPVPAGTKLPGASDFQIANSVNFDLERSIGWPVSLSLRHQYTSGASSYIGTDLKQGDYHKIDLRLSGRFGNVDAAIFVDNLTDERGITVQSPAIVPGLTPVRSGIITPRTIGVSLQARF